The following proteins are co-located in the Acidicapsa acidisoli genome:
- a CDS encoding aldehyde dehydrogenase family protein, which translates to MKMRPGTQTGFLLCGKEWTDGEAMEVRSPWDQGLLGKVTVATRKDAREAVTHAVASVRRTRALPRWKRKEILEDIAAALIEQKERFAQLIVAEAGKPVRTARIEVERAILTFKTASEEAIRLGGESIPLDLTEGNEGRWGLVQRFPVGPVLAITPFNFPLMLVAHKLAPAIAAGCPVVLKPAPQTPFTALALGEVILKAGWPEEALAVLPLANEDTAWLAEREDRLKLVSFTGSAAVGWGLKARSGRKRVTLELGGNAALILHSDWRGSDVDQSQALEAVANRVAIGAFGYAGQSCISVQRVFVERTIFQTFLWKLVERAAKMVRGNPADEATEIGPVIRPADADRIEAWVKEAIEGGAKLVEGGGRDGSILQPTILTGTRSGMKVYDEEIFGPVVLVEPYDYFEEALAMVNRSRYGLQTGLYTRDAGRIMTAFRELEVGAVIVGDTPTWRLDPMPYGGVKDSGLGREGVRWAIEEMTEPRMLVMAGM; encoded by the coding sequence ATGAAGATGCGGCCGGGAACGCAGACAGGATTTCTGTTGTGTGGCAAGGAATGGACCGATGGTGAGGCGATGGAAGTTCGCTCGCCCTGGGATCAGGGATTGCTGGGGAAGGTGACCGTTGCCACTCGAAAAGACGCGCGGGAGGCGGTGACCCACGCTGTGGCTTCGGTGCGGCGGACGCGGGCTTTACCGCGATGGAAGCGCAAGGAGATTCTGGAGGATATTGCCGCGGCGCTGATCGAGCAGAAGGAGCGGTTTGCGCAGTTGATTGTCGCCGAGGCGGGCAAACCGGTTCGCACGGCGCGGATTGAGGTCGAGCGGGCGATTCTGACCTTCAAGACTGCTTCTGAAGAGGCGATCCGGCTGGGGGGTGAGTCGATTCCGCTGGATTTGACGGAGGGCAACGAAGGGCGATGGGGATTGGTGCAGCGCTTTCCGGTAGGGCCTGTGTTGGCGATTACTCCATTCAATTTTCCTCTGATGCTGGTGGCGCACAAGCTCGCGCCGGCGATTGCGGCGGGGTGTCCGGTGGTGTTGAAGCCTGCGCCTCAGACGCCGTTTACCGCGCTGGCGCTGGGTGAGGTGATTTTGAAGGCGGGATGGCCGGAGGAGGCGCTGGCGGTGCTTCCGCTGGCCAACGAAGACACGGCGTGGCTGGCGGAGCGCGAGGACCGGCTGAAGCTGGTGAGCTTTACCGGGTCGGCTGCGGTGGGTTGGGGGCTCAAGGCCAGGAGCGGCCGGAAGCGCGTGACGCTGGAGTTGGGCGGGAATGCGGCGCTGATTCTGCACTCGGACTGGCGCGGGTCGGATGTGGACCAGAGTCAGGCTCTGGAGGCGGTCGCGAATCGGGTGGCGATTGGCGCTTTCGGGTATGCGGGGCAGAGCTGCATCAGCGTCCAGAGGGTATTTGTCGAGCGGACGATTTTCCAGACGTTTCTCTGGAAGCTGGTGGAGCGGGCGGCGAAGATGGTGCGTGGGAACCCGGCGGACGAGGCGACCGAGATCGGGCCGGTGATCCGCCCGGCGGACGCGGATCGGATTGAGGCTTGGGTGAAAGAAGCGATCGAAGGCGGAGCGAAGCTGGTGGAAGGCGGCGGACGGGATGGCTCCATTTTGCAGCCGACCATCCTGACCGGGACAAGATCGGGAATGAAGGTGTATGACGAAGAGATTTTTGGTCCCGTGGTTCTTGTCGAGCCGTATGACTATTTTGAAGAGGCGCTGGCGATGGTGAACCGTTCGCGGTATGGCTTGCAGACTGGGCTTTATACGCGGGATGCGGGTCGGATTATGACGGCTTTTCGCGAGCTGGAGGTGGGCGCGGTGATTGTGGGCGACACGCCGACGTGGCGGCTTGACCCAATGCCATACGGAGGCGTGAAGGATTCCGGCCTTGGCCGGGAGGGGGTGCGGTGGGCGATCGAAGAGATGACCGAGCCTCGGATGCTGGTGATGGCGGGAATGTAA
- a CDS encoding TAT-variant-translocated molybdopterin oxidoreductase, which translates to MSSESGNGMMRQENGNHGADASPALTLAEVRKQLEGKKGKRYWRSIDELAGTPEFEAAVAKEFPDQAQEWIDPVSRRGFMKLMGASMALAGLAGCTKQPDEPIYPYVKQPEDLVLGKSNYFATAHPFPTGGIPLLVKSDAFRPIKVDGNPDHPYNQGSSDVFTQGTLLDLYDPDRSQHALLRGNAAEWPEFLQAYRERLNAGKANGGEGIYFLSTSFTSPTLQRQWAEAQKTYPKAKLVQYDPALAGTVFSKGASPQYSLADADVIVALDADFLSGAGYPGSHQLIREYAKRRKLADGDKTLNRLYAIESTPTTTGMKAEHRLSLRASEIPAFAAALASAVGASGVSAPSYSWSAEQSKFLAALAKDLKANAGKSVVIPGLYQDPSVATLALAINDALGNVGKTVKASVESEGRPFASPDQIEDFKALVADLNAGKVDWLIVLNSNPVYDAPADFDFKTALSEAKMSVHLGSHVDETGLEAIWHLPAAHYLESWSDVRSYDGTVSVIQPMIEPLYQGHTAHDLIQAMLDEPTISAYEAVRETWKPVLSKAGDFELNWRKALHAGWIDGTAFAVPASMKAGQVSAPAPSAKDAFEIIFRPDPNVYDGRYSNVGWLQELPKPVINLAWDNAALFSGATMTKLGLEEGDIVEIAVGERKVKAPILWAPGHPDNSVTVHLGYGREAAGRVGSGAGFNAYLVRTSDAPFYTTGSVKKVDGKWGLAVTKSHFQDHRGKLAGGKGDGNYSLEANEAETRGVIRSATLEEYKANPGFANEGEEHPKDEFETSLFPNWEYKDNAWGMSIDLNSCTGCNACIVSCYAENNIAVVGKQQVRIGRNMQWLRIDTYFEGDLAAPRAHFQPMACQHCENAPCEQVCPVGATVHTPEGLNTMVYNRCVGTRYCSNNCPYKVRRFNFLLYSDFETESLKLMRNPDVSVRSRGVMEKCSYCVQRISEAKIDADKENRAIRDGEIVTACQQACPASAITFGNINDKTSKVAKLRGSERSYSVLADINTRPRTQYLAAVLNPNPELAEAPEEHAPAKG; encoded by the coding sequence ATGAGCAGCGAGAGCGGGAACGGAATGATGCGGCAAGAGAATGGGAATCATGGTGCGGATGCTTCGCCGGCGCTAACTCTGGCCGAGGTTCGCAAGCAGCTTGAGGGCAAGAAGGGTAAGCGCTACTGGCGGTCGATTGACGAGCTGGCCGGGACGCCGGAGTTTGAAGCGGCGGTAGCGAAGGAGTTTCCGGACCAGGCGCAGGAGTGGATCGATCCGGTTTCGCGGCGCGGCTTTATGAAGCTGATGGGAGCTTCGATGGCGCTGGCTGGCCTCGCGGGTTGTACGAAGCAGCCGGACGAGCCGATTTATCCCTATGTCAAGCAGCCGGAAGACCTGGTGCTGGGCAAGTCGAATTATTTCGCTACGGCGCATCCCTTCCCGACGGGCGGCATTCCGTTGCTGGTGAAGAGCGATGCCTTCCGGCCGATCAAAGTCGATGGCAATCCGGACCATCCGTACAATCAGGGCTCTTCCGATGTCTTCACGCAGGGAACGCTGCTGGATCTCTATGATCCAGATCGTTCGCAACATGCTTTGCTGCGTGGGAATGCGGCGGAATGGCCGGAGTTTCTTCAGGCTTATCGTGAGCGGCTGAATGCTGGGAAAGCGAATGGCGGCGAGGGCATTTATTTTCTGAGCACTTCGTTTACTTCGCCGACTTTGCAGCGGCAGTGGGCTGAGGCGCAGAAGACATATCCCAAGGCGAAGCTGGTGCAGTACGATCCGGCGCTGGCAGGGACGGTGTTTTCAAAGGGCGCCAGTCCGCAGTATTCCTTGGCCGACGCTGATGTGATTGTGGCGCTCGATGCAGATTTTCTTTCGGGGGCTGGCTATCCTGGTTCGCATCAGCTGATTCGGGAGTACGCCAAACGGCGCAAGCTTGCTGATGGCGACAAGACGCTGAATCGGCTCTATGCAATTGAGAGCACGCCGACAACTACTGGCATGAAGGCCGAGCACCGGCTGAGCCTGCGGGCCAGTGAGATTCCGGCGTTCGCGGCGGCGCTGGCAAGTGCGGTTGGGGCATCCGGAGTTTCGGCTCCGAGCTATAGCTGGAGCGCTGAGCAGAGTAAATTTCTCGCCGCACTAGCGAAGGACTTGAAGGCCAATGCTGGCAAGAGTGTTGTGATTCCCGGGCTGTATCAGGATCCATCGGTTGCTACGCTGGCGCTTGCGATCAACGATGCTCTGGGCAATGTGGGCAAGACGGTCAAGGCGTCTGTGGAGTCTGAGGGCAGACCCTTTGCTTCTCCTGATCAGATCGAGGACTTCAAGGCGCTGGTTGCGGATCTGAATGCGGGCAAGGTCGACTGGCTGATCGTACTGAATTCGAATCCCGTGTACGACGCTCCGGCGGACTTCGATTTCAAGACGGCATTGAGCGAAGCCAAGATGTCGGTGCATCTTGGATCGCACGTCGATGAAACGGGCCTGGAGGCGATCTGGCATCTGCCCGCGGCGCACTATCTGGAGTCATGGTCGGATGTTCGCAGCTATGACGGGACCGTATCGGTCATACAACCGATGATCGAGCCGCTCTACCAGGGGCATACGGCGCACGACCTGATCCAGGCGATGTTGGATGAGCCTACGATTTCGGCCTACGAGGCAGTGCGCGAAACGTGGAAGCCGGTGCTCTCCAAGGCGGGCGACTTTGAATTGAACTGGCGCAAGGCGCTTCATGCGGGCTGGATCGACGGTACTGCGTTTGCGGTCCCCGCATCCATGAAGGCAGGTCAGGTCAGCGCGCCTGCTCCTTCTGCGAAGGATGCGTTTGAGATTATTTTCCGGCCCGATCCGAATGTCTATGACGGGCGCTACTCGAATGTTGGCTGGCTGCAGGAATTGCCGAAGCCGGTGATTAATCTGGCGTGGGACAACGCGGCGCTCTTTTCGGGCGCAACAATGACCAAGCTTGGGTTGGAAGAGGGCGATATCGTCGAGATTGCGGTCGGCGAGCGCAAGGTGAAGGCGCCGATCCTGTGGGCTCCAGGTCATCCGGATAACTCGGTTACGGTCCACCTGGGTTATGGTCGCGAGGCGGCTGGCCGCGTTGGTTCCGGAGCGGGATTCAATGCCTATCTGGTTCGGACTTCGGATGCTCCGTTCTATACGACTGGGTCGGTCAAGAAGGTTGATGGCAAGTGGGGCCTGGCAGTGACCAAGAGTCATTTTCAGGATCATCGCGGCAAACTGGCCGGCGGCAAGGGCGACGGTAACTATTCGCTCGAAGCGAACGAGGCGGAGACGCGCGGCGTGATTCGCTCGGCGACGCTTGAAGAGTATAAGGCTAATCCCGGATTTGCCAACGAGGGTGAAGAGCATCCGAAGGACGAGTTCGAGACGAGCCTCTTCCCTAACTGGGAGTACAAGGACAATGCCTGGGGCATGTCGATCGACTTGAACAGTTGCACGGGCTGCAATGCCTGCATTGTGAGCTGCTATGCGGAGAACAATATCGCGGTAGTGGGCAAGCAGCAGGTGCGTATTGGCCGTAACATGCAATGGCTCAGGATTGATACGTATTTTGAAGGCGACCTGGCTGCGCCGCGGGCACACTTCCAGCCGATGGCTTGCCAGCATTGCGAAAATGCTCCCTGCGAACAGGTTTGCCCGGTAGGTGCGACGGTGCATACGCCCGAGGGGTTGAACACGATGGTGTACAACCGCTGTGTGGGTACTCGCTACTGCTCGAACAACTGCCCGTACAAGGTGCGCCGATTCAACTTCCTGCTTTATTCGGATTTTGAGACGGAGAGCCTGAAGCTGATGCGCAACCCGGATGTTTCGGTGCGGTCGCGCGGCGTGATGGAGAAGTGCAGCTACTGCGTGCAGCGCATCTCCGAGGCGAAGATAGACGCCGACAAGGAAAATCGTGCAATCCGCGACGGTGAGATTGTGACGGCCTGCCAGCAGGCATGCCCGGCATCCGCGATTACCTTCGGCAATATCAACGACAAGACCAGCAAGGTGGCAAAACTTCGCGGTAGCGAGCGGAGCTATTCGGTGCTGGCTGATATCAACACTCGTCCGCGGACACAGTACTTGGCCGCGGTTCTCAATCCCAACCCCGAACTTGCCGAAGCGCCTGAAGAGCACGCTCCGGCAAAGGGTTAA
- a CDS encoding cytochrome c3 family protein — protein MAQIFDRSSNALARMSLVLTGLIVIALGVTLDSLQRSPWVTRQGQRPDQPVPFSHKHHVQGLGLQCQYCHVTVEKSSYAGIPPTKTCINCHAQIWTNAALLEPVRKSWATNESIVWTKVHDLPDYVYFNHSIHVNKGLGCSSCHGRVDLMPLMYQQNTLQMEWCLNCHRDPAKNLRPVNQVYNMAWEGPSSEKPVWCSVSEEKSGKPTAQSVNCQTSEPGKTEVASLDLNGLKLPGMRPAAAEAGDRLVMLSTAGNYTKFTSQRELGNFLIDHYKIRKPNELSSCEVCHR, from the coding sequence ATGGCGCAGATTTTTGACCGAAGCTCGAACGCGCTGGCACGCATGAGCCTGGTCCTGACGGGATTGATCGTGATCGCACTCGGTGTAACGCTGGATTCACTGCAGCGTTCGCCCTGGGTGACGCGACAAGGTCAGCGGCCGGACCAGCCGGTACCGTTCAGCCACAAGCATCATGTGCAGGGATTGGGCCTGCAGTGTCAGTACTGCCACGTCACTGTCGAGAAGTCGAGCTACGCGGGGATTCCGCCCACCAAGACTTGCATCAACTGTCACGCGCAGATCTGGACCAATGCGGCACTCCTGGAGCCTGTACGTAAGAGCTGGGCTACCAACGAATCAATTGTCTGGACCAAGGTGCACGACCTTCCGGATTACGTCTACTTTAATCACTCCATTCATGTAAATAAGGGCCTGGGCTGTTCGAGCTGCCATGGCCGAGTGGACCTGATGCCTCTGATGTATCAGCAGAATACGTTGCAGATGGAGTGGTGCTTGAACTGCCATCGCGATCCGGCGAAAAACCTCCGTCCCGTTAACCAAGTATACAACATGGCTTGGGAAGGTCCGTCGAGCGAGAAGCCGGTTTGGTGTTCGGTTTCTGAGGAAAAGTCAGGCAAGCCGACAGCACAGAGTGTGAACTGTCAGACGAGCGAGCCGGGCAAGACCGAGGTTGCTTCGCTGGATCTGAATGGGTTGAAGCTGCCGGGAATGCGTCCGGCTGCGGCCGAGGCGGGAGATCGGCTGGTAATGTTGTCGACGGCCGGGAATTACACCAAGTTCACCAGTCAGCGGGAGCTGGGCAACTTTCTGATCGACCACTACAAGATTCGCAAGCCGAATGAGCTTTCCAGCTGCGAGGTATGCCACCGATGA